The following proteins come from a genomic window of Malus domestica chromosome 02, GDT2T_hap1:
- the LOC103440734 gene encoding uncharacterized protein yields MLRFEVHKRQKRGFIFIFIFPLQNSGVFFSSSSLRFCAKKERVFETMVEEASASASASASASETLTQTTALEAQRSNEATITEVAQGGAESTCNNDSAEASAVSSDGDREKSLEFADELIEKGSKAVKDSDYGEATECFSRALEIRVAHFGELAPQCVNAYYKYGCALLYKAQEETDPLGTVPKKEGQSQQESAKNSVNGESSTASVSCNAEQDAGLSNQEGAADDGVSGGKDQDEDGENSDDADLAEADADEDETDLDLAWKMLDVARAIVEKHPADTMEKVDILSALAEVALEREDIETSLSDYQKALSILERLVEPDSRRIAELNFRICLCLEIGSKPEEAIPYCQKAISTCRSRVRRLMLESRSFSESTTSPSASILEPGVALSSNVTESDSIVTDKQAEIETLTELSGDLEKKLEDLQQLASNSKSILAEILGLASAKAKGTGKSESSAVVSSSRMGTADNNGGFDSPTVSTAHTNGASGVTHLGVVGRGVKRVLMNAGSGESSASKKPALDSSEDKGEGNAS; encoded by the exons ATGCTCCGTTTCGAGGTTCATAAAAGACAAAAACGaggtttcattttcattttcattttccctcTTCAAAATTCGGGGGTTTTTTTCTCATCGAGTTCTCTACGTTTTTGCGCCAAGAAGGAGAGGGTTTTTGAAACGATGGTAGAAGAAGCATCAGCGTCGGCGTCGGCGTCGGCGTCGGCGAGCGAAACCCTAACCCAAACCACCGCGCTGGAGGCACAGAGGTCGAACGAGGCCACCATCACGGAGGTAGCTCAGGGAGGCGCCGAGTCCACTTGCAACAACGACAGCGCGGAAGCTTCAGCTGTCAGCTCCGATGGAGATCGTGAAAAGTCGCTCGAGTTCGCCGACGAGCTGATTGAGAAGGGCTCCAAGGCGGTCAAGGACTCTGATTACGGCGAAGCCACCGAGTGCTTCAGCCGTGCCTTGGAAATCAG GGTTGCACATTTCGGTGAACTTGCTCCTCAGTGTGTCAATGCGTACTATAAATATGGATGTGCATTGCTTTACAAAGCTCAAGAGGAGACTGATCCATTGGGTACTGTACCCAAGAAGGAGGGCCAGTCACAGCAAGAATCTGCTAAGAATAGTGTAAATGGTGAATCTTCCACAGCTTCTGTTTCATGTAATGCCGAACAGGATGCAGGTTTGAGTAATCAGGAGGGAGCAGCTGATGATGGTG TTTCTGGTGGAAAAGACCAGGATGAAGATGGTGAGAATAGCGATGATGCGGACCTGGCTGAAGCAGATGCAGATGAAGATGAAACTGACCTTGATTTGGCATGGAAAATGCTAGATGTTGCAAGAGCTATTGTTGAAAAACACCCGGCTGACACAATGGAGAAGGTGGACATATTATCAGCTTTGGCAGAAGTTGCATTGGAAAGAG AGGACATTGAAACTTCTCTCAGTGACTACCAGAAAGCACTTTCCATTTTGGAGCGGTTGGTTGAGCCTGATAGCCGACGTATAGCTGAACT AAATTTTCGAATATGTTTGTGTCTAGAGATTGGTTCTAAGCCTGAGGAAGCCATTCCGTATTGCCAGAAGGCTATATCAACCTGCAGGTCTCGTGTGCGGCGTCTCATGCTTGAATCAAGGAGTTTCTCGGAGTCCACAACATCGCCGTCTGCTTCTATATTGGAGCCTGGTGTCGCGCTCTCCTCAAATGTTACCGAGTCTGATAGTATTGTGACGGATAAACAGGCAGAGATTGAAACACTAACTGAACTCTCTGGAGATCTGGAAAAGAAG CTTGAAGATCTGCAACAGTTGGCGTCAAACTCAAAATCCATTCTTGCTGAGATTCTGGGATTAGCATCTGCCAAGGCAAAAGGGACTGGGAAAAGTGAATCTTCAGCAGTGGTGAGCTCTTCAAGGATGGGAACTGCTGACAACAATGGAGGCTTCGACTCCCCAACTGTTTCTACTGCTCATACGAATGGAGCTTCTGGAGTCACACATCTTGGTGTGGTGGGAAGAGGAGTCAAGCGAGTGTTGATGAACGCAGGCTCGGGAGAATCAAGCGCATCGAAGAAACCTGCTTTGGATTCATCGGAAGATAAGGGTGAGGGCAACGCGTCGTGA